The nucleotide window CCGCACCGAATCGGCGACCTTGGCCGAGTAATCGACGCTTTGGTCAGAAACACGTCGGTAGCCGTCACGCAGGTAGGCGGCGGCGTCGTCGGCGATTTGCTGAGCGGTTTCGCCGTATTGCTTGGCCGCGTCACCGACCTGTTGCGAGACCGATCCGCCGGACATCAAGCGGTCCAAAAAGTTTTCAACTTCACGCTGGGTGGCGCCCGTTTTTTGCTGGACCATGCCGACCAGTTGTTCGGTCGAACCCTTGGCACGTTGCAAGTCGTCCTCGGTCAACTGGCCCCAATGCTCACGCAATTCGCCTTTCACTTCGTTCCAGCGACCCAATAGTTCTTCTCGTTTAATCATCTTTTCAATCCTTCATTGCTCGTAGGCTTATCTCGTATCAATCTCGACGATCACGTCACTGCGTCATCGCCGGTTACACGACGGATCAAATGCATTGGCCGTACCAAACCGTCAACGGAGCGGTCCGGATTCGGTCATCTGTGGAACGGTTGACCATCGCGAAAGAGAACGAAATCGACTGCGATTTACCGGGTGAAACCGATTTCGTTGGGGGCCGATGTGAAGGCCGGAATCTCGGCACCGCGAATTTACCGGCGGAGGCATGATCCGGCGGCAAGCGCGCATTGCGGCTGACGGGTGACCCTTCAACCTGTTGGCAAACCGATCAACGTCATACCCGATAGAGATGGCCGTGGCGTCAGGTTCCGTATCGGTCCGCGAATTGCAATCTCCGAATCAGCAAGTCGACACGCTTTGCATTTCGTTGCTGGGACAACACCCCTGGTGACAAATGTTCTTCACGACTTCGCGATCGCTCTGTTGCCGATCGACACAACTTTCCCTCACCAGAATCGAATCGAAACATGAAAGACCTATTGGAAATCGGCGTGATTGTCGCCGGCCTGACATTGACCGCGTTCACTCCTTTGGCCGCCAAAGAGCCGACGAAGGATTGGTCGAAAACCCTGTCGGGAGTCTGGGACATCAAGGAAGGCGTCACGATGGGACGCCCAATGACCGAGCAAGAGAAAGACGGGGCGACGATCGTCGTCGATAAGGACGCGATCGTTACCTACGATGCGGATAAGAACGAACTGTATCGGGCCAAGTATTCGATTGATGCATCCGAACAACCCATGCAGATCAACATGGTCACGGACATGAAAGGGCAAGAGCGCTCGATCGCTTTGGGCATCCTGAAGATGAACGGCGACGATCGTTGGTCGTTGGCTTATGCACTGCCGGGAAACGACCGGCCCACCAAATTTCAATCGCCAGAGGGCAGCAAAGTGATGTACTTTAAGTTGCGTCGTGATGAATCAAAGCAAGGGCTGACCCCGTCGGTCGATGGTGCCGGGCAACTGTCTGATTAATCCATCCTCTCATGACGACTGATTCGAATGAGCCCGATGCGATCGCGGATTGCATCGGGCGTTTTCGTTGGGCCGCGGCGGTGATTGCGCGGCGTCATGTTGCGTTTCTTTGCCGAACGAAGGGCAATCGAACCGAATGGGAAGATTCTGTTCCATTCACCAGAGTGACCGGAAACGGGTGTGTACAGTCGTGAAGGTGCAGAATGCACCAAGTTGGTTGTCGGGAGATCACCGACTGCAGAATGCCACTGGGAAGTGAACGATCCACACAGGCCGATGATCAGATCCACTGAATTTTGCGCAAATGGTTCTGCCAGCGATTGAACGATCGGGTGGCAGGTTAAATAATCCTGTCCGCGTCGCCCCGATCGAATCGAGGGCATCGATCCGCGGAACGGATCTTCGCAATCTGCTTTTCCTTTGTTCATGAGACACGGCATGAATCGACTTTTTGTATGGGCCGCGATCCTGCTATCGGCGGCAAGCTTTGTTCCTGGTGTTTGCAACGCCGACGACCAGAAACCGAACATTGTCGTCATCTGGGGTGACGACATCGGGGTTCACAACATCAGTGCGTACAACCACGGGATCATGGGCTATCGCACGCCGAACATTGACAGCCTGGCGAAACAGGGTGCGATGTTCACCGATTCCTACGCACAACAAAGCTGCACCGCCGGTCGTGCGTCTTTCATCTTGGGCCAACATCCGTTTCGTACCGGTTTGTTGACGATCGGAATGCCCGGCAGCGATCACGGTATCCCGGACTGGACGCCGACCATCGCCGATTTGTTGAAAGAACAGGGTTACACGACGGGGCAATTCGGTAAAAACCACTTGGGCGATCAAGACAAGCACTTGCCGACCAATCATGGCTTCGATGAATTTTACGGCAACCTGTATCACTTGAACGCCGAAGAAGAACCCGAGACGTACTACTATCCAAAAGATCCGGAATTTCGAAAGAAGTATGGCCCACGCGGCGTGATCCACTCGTTCGCCGACGGCAAGATCGAAGACACCGGACCGCTGACGCAGAAACGGATGGAAACGATCGATGAAGAAGTTCACACCAAGGCGATGGACTTCTTGGAGCGCGGCGTGAAAGCCGAAAAGCCGGTCTTCCTTTGGTACAACTCCACCCGGATGCACGTGTGGACTCACCTGAAAAAGGAATCGCAAGGTCGGACGGGCATTGGACTGTATCCCGACGGAATGGTGGAACACGACGACTATGTCGGAAAAGTGTTGAAGCAGATTGATGATCTGGGCATCGCCGACAACACGATCGTGATCTACAGCACCGACAACGGTGCCGAAACCTTTTCATGGCCGGACGGTGGAATCACGCCGTTTCATGGTGAAAAGGGAACCACTTGGGAAGGCGGATTCCGCGTCCCGCTGTTGGTTCGCTGGCCGGGGACGATCAAACCAGGAACCGTCTATAACGACATCATCAGCCAAGAAGATTGGATGCCGACTCTATTGGCTGCCGCCGGCGAACCGAACGTGGTCGACAAGTTGAAGAGCGGCTACATGGCCAACGGCAAGACGTTTAAGGTCCACCCGGACGGTTACAACTTCATGCCGTACTTCAAGGGCGAAGCCGACGAAGGACCGCGGAAAGAGATCTACTACTTTGGTCAGGGCGGCGAATTGAACGCGATTCGTGTCCAAAACTGGAAAATCCACTTTGCCATTGTGACGGGCAACATTGCAACCGGTATTCGAACGGTTCCTGGTTGGCCACTGATCATCAACCTGAAAGCGGATCCGTACGAAAAGATGTGGAAGGAAGGCGAACTCGGATACTTCCGCTGGTACGCCGACAACATGTGGACCTTCGTGCCCGCCCAGAACTTTATCCAAAAGTTCTTGGACACGATTCCGGATTATCCGTTCCAGGCAGGATCAAGTTTGAATGCAGCGGGTATCAATTACCAAACGTTGAAGGCCAAGGAAGTCTTGGACAAGCTTGAGAAGCTGGACTATCCGCGGAACTAGATTTCCACCGGCAACCGATGGCACTCGTGCCCGTTGACGTATACGACTGAATCTCGCCGCGGCGGTTCCCTTCGGGGCCGCCGCGATTTTGCGGTTGCGAATCACCAACGGTTGACTCGCGGCTTGACTGTTGCAGCGAAATGTCGTTTCGTAAGCGTTGGACGCCCGAAGGTTTACCTGCGGGCGATCGGGAAGCGATCCGCATACCAACGGACAATACGATCGACGACCATCTCGCGGTGGTTCGACAGTCGATACGTGTGTTCGAAATTTCGATAGTATTCGACTTGCAAAGACCGTTGGTCGGGAACCAAGCCGAACATTTCGTTGAACTGTTCGACGTCGAACAGTTCCCCGTAGCCCTCGGTGTAGATGTACAACAGGCTCGCGTGGCGATCCAACATCTGCTGGATCTGCTGTGAAACGACGGCGGCTGACTCGCTGGCTTCGAAAAATTCTTCGGCACCGGGCACGTCTGCAGAAACTGGTTGCATCGCGTGGGGAATCAAGCGACGTTTGATTGCGTTTCTCCAAAATCGGAAACGCATCGCCTTTTGCCAACGTCGGCGTCGCAGATGCTTCCGCGTCGGAAAAGCCAAACCATCCAAAAAGACGGCTCCGGCGACACGGTCATCCTGGCTTGCGACCTTGTGTCCGTTGTACGCGCCGCTGCACAGTCCGATCATCACAAAGCGATCGCACCCCGAGACGTCTGCCATGCGCGTCATCGCATCCTTCGCATCCAGCAAGGCCCTGTTTTCGCCCGGTTTCGGATCCAGCCGAACGGCGCTATCGCCCAGACCTGACAGATCAATCCGCATGCACTCATAGCCTGCGGACGCCAACGCACGAGCCAGATCGACGTGCAGACGAAAGGGACCACTGCGATGCACCACACCGGCGTTCAGAATCAATGCCATCGGTGGTCGCGACGGGTTGTCCGGCCGCCGACGCGTTTGTTGCCCAAGGGACTTGGTTTCCAAGATGGTTTCGCTTTCGAATCCGTCTTGTGTCGCGATCGATTCCGACAAGTCGGTCGGAGCCCAATACGATGTCTCGTGCGGTCGTGTGATCACACCCACGAGGTCATCGTTGCTTCCGAAGCTGCAAACGGTTTCATTCATGTCAGGCATAACTCCCGTTTCGGCGTCAGCATGCCTTTTTGCTCCAACCGCTCGAACAGGTTTTGGATCTGATTGACCAGCGTGCGGGTGGAATGGGGACGCAACCATGCGGTTTCCAAATCACACAGCCGATTCCAAGAGTAGTCTTCTGCGACCGGGACGGTTTTACGCATCGAATTGGTCGGCGTGAGAGCAGGATTCGGATTCGATTGCGATTCGACGACCAAATGAGGAAGTGCCAATGATTCAAACGGTGGCCGCCACTGATCCATTTCCTCAACTAGCGATCTTTGGTACTTCCATGCGATGATCTCCTCATATTCAGATTCATCGACCGTTTGCGTTCTCTCGAACCATAGATCCAACATGGTCGAATGCAGCCGGCGAAGTTCTGTCAGATATCGGCGGCCATGCAAAACGGGTTCCCATGCGATGATCGAGTGGACGTCGTCTCGGGTGGTCGCGACATCGGTGATCAAGCCAGCACCGGCGCGCAGCCCCAACAAAGCCACCGAGTCACAACCGCTGCGTTCTTTGCAGTGATCGATGGCGTTATTGATGTCGCTTCGCCATGCGTCCAGTGAACGCACTTCGCTGGGATTTCCAAAAGAATCGCCGTGGCCGCGAAGATCGAACCGCAGCACATGCATATGTTTGCGAGCCAGTTGCTTTGCCAACAACTTCATCGCCCAATGTGTCCGGATGTACTCATGCCCGATCGGCGGAACGAAAACGATGGCTCGCAACGTCGAATCGGTCTGGGATGGCCGGTGGGTGACCCCTAGAAGTTGCGTTTTGCGGTCACCGAAGAACTCGACTTTCATATCAGTCCCAGAATCCTTTCTGTTCCGCAGCATCCTTCGTGTGTTCTTGCGTTGGTACCGCGGCTTTCCACCTTGATAGAAAACGCGACGCGAACGAGCGTTTCGGCTGCGTGATTTCGATGTCTTGATCCGCAGAACAATCCACACCTGGAACGTCGGGTTGAGAGTCAGGCTGTTTTGCCGAACGTTCGTCCGCTTTGGATTCTGTCGCAGCTTCCAACTTGGACGCCAGCTGACCCAAAGTGTTGACCAGGAAATCTTGTGGGCTGAACTTGAACCCCTTATCGCGTTCCACGGTGGCGATGATTTGCATCACGAGCAATGAATGCCCACCGACATCAAAGAAGATGTCGTCCAATGCCACGTCGGTATGCTCAAGCAGACGCGTGCAAAGTGACATCAGATAAGATTCTGAGTGACTGTGTTCGGTCGCCCGAACATCATGGACGGCGCGTACGTCGGTCAATTCGTCCGGCTTGGGCAACGACTTGTGGTCCACTTTGCCATTATTGGTCAACGGCATTTGCGGCAAGCTGATAAAGTGCTGTGGCACCATGTAGGGCGGAACGAACTGACGCAAGTGTTCGCGTAACCGACTGGTATCGATCGATTGGCCGTCCAAGGCAACGATGTAGGCAACCAAACGTTTATCGCCTGGCTTGTCTTCACGAACGATCACTGCATTCTGGGCGACCAAGGGATGCGACTTCAAATGCGTCTCGATTTCACCCAGCTCGATTCGAAACCCGCGAACCTTCACTTGTTTGTCATTGCGACGGACAAATTCCAACTGTCCATCAAAACGTAGTTTCGCAATGTCGCCGGTCCGGTACAGTCGATCGCTGACGTAGTCGGCAAAAGGGTTGCGATACCGGTTTTCGATAAACTTTTCATCGCTCAGATC belongs to Crateriforma spongiae and includes:
- a CDS encoding CsbD family protein translates to MIKREELLGRWNEVKGELREHWGQLTEDDLQRAKGSTEQLVGMVQQKTGATQREVENFLDRLMSGGSVSQQVGDAAKQYGETAQQIADDAAAYLRDGYRRVSDQSVDYSAKVADSVRSRPGEALAVAFGLGLAAGALFFMNKRR
- a CDS encoding TIGR03067 domain-containing protein yields the protein MKDLLEIGVIVAGLTLTAFTPLAAKEPTKDWSKTLSGVWDIKEGVTMGRPMTEQEKDGATIVVDKDAIVTYDADKNELYRAKYSIDASEQPMQINMVTDMKGQERSIALGILKMNGDDRWSLAYALPGNDRPTKFQSPEGSKVMYFKLRRDESKQGLTPSVDGAGQLSD
- a CDS encoding arylsulfatase; protein product: MRHGMNRLFVWAAILLSAASFVPGVCNADDQKPNIVVIWGDDIGVHNISAYNHGIMGYRTPNIDSLAKQGAMFTDSYAQQSCTAGRASFILGQHPFRTGLLTIGMPGSDHGIPDWTPTIADLLKEQGYTTGQFGKNHLGDQDKHLPTNHGFDEFYGNLYHLNAEEEPETYYYPKDPEFRKKYGPRGVIHSFADGKIEDTGPLTQKRMETIDEEVHTKAMDFLERGVKAEKPVFLWYNSTRMHVWTHLKKESQGRTGIGLYPDGMVEHDDYVGKVLKQIDDLGIADNTIVIYSTDNGAETFSWPDGGITPFHGEKGTTWEGGFRVPLLVRWPGTIKPGTVYNDIISQEDWMPTLLAAAGEPNVVDKLKSGYMANGKTFKVHPDGYNFMPYFKGEADEGPRKEIYYFGQGGELNAIRVQNWKIHFAIVTGNIATGIRTVPGWPLIINLKADPYEKMWKEGELGYFRWYADNMWTFVPAQNFIQKFLDTIPDYPFQAGSSLNAAGINYQTLKAKEVLDKLEKLDYPRN
- a CDS encoding alpha/beta fold hydrolase, with amino-acid sequence MNETVCSFGSNDDLVGVITRPHETSYWAPTDLSESIATQDGFESETILETKSLGQQTRRRPDNPSRPPMALILNAGVVHRSGPFRLHVDLARALASAGYECMRIDLSGLGDSAVRLDPKPGENRALLDAKDAMTRMADVSGCDRFVMIGLCSGAYNGHKVASQDDRVAGAVFLDGLAFPTRKHLRRRRWQKAMRFRFWRNAIKRRLIPHAMQPVSADVPGAEEFFEASESAAVVSQQIQQMLDRHASLLYIYTEGYGELFDVEQFNEMFGLVPDQRSLQVEYYRNFEHTYRLSNHREMVVDRIVRWYADRFPIARR
- a CDS encoding alpha/beta fold hydrolase; the encoded protein is MKVEFFGDRKTQLLGVTHRPSQTDSTLRAIVFVPPIGHEYIRTHWAMKLLAKQLARKHMHVLRFDLRGHGDSFGNPSEVRSLDAWRSDINNAIDHCKERSGCDSVALLGLRAGAGLITDVATTRDDVHSIIAWEPVLHGRRYLTELRRLHSTMLDLWFERTQTVDESEYEEIIAWKYQRSLVEEMDQWRPPFESLALPHLVVESQSNPNPALTPTNSMRKTVPVAEDYSWNRLCDLETAWLRPHSTRTLVNQIQNLFERLEQKGMLTPKRELCLT